The sequence below is a genomic window from Brooklawnia cerclae.
TCGGGGCGGAGACCGGGGCGGGGGCCGCCGACGTCGTCCGGGCACAGCTCGCGGCACGTAACCTGCTGGACGCCGGCTGGCTCGAGACCCGCACTGCGAAGTCCGACCTGCCCGCGGCCGTGAAGACCACCCTGCGGGTGCGGATCCGCGACGTCGTCGAGCGGGGCACGCGCTGGCTGCTGCACGAGCAGGGCGCCGACTTCGACATCGACCGGGTCGTGGGCGAACTCAAGCCCGGTGTGCGCGAGGCGATGAAATACCTGCCCCGGCTCATGGGGGAGCGGCACGCCTCGGCCGCGTCCGAGCTTGCCGCCGAGGGGGTTCCCGCCGAGCTGGCGGGGCGCCTGTCCGCCTGGCCGGACGCGCACCTGGCGCTGCCGATCGTCCGCGTCGCCTCCCGGTGCGGGCGCGACGTGGCCACCACGGCCGAGGTGTACTACCGCCTCGGCGCCGGGCTCGGCATCGACGAGACCCTGCGGGCGGCCGAGGGTCTGCCGAGGAACGGCCGGTGGGAGATCATGGCGCGCGCGGCCATCCGGGACGAACTCATCAACGCACAGGAGACGGTCACCGCGGCTGCTCTCACCGCGTGCAACGATCCCGGGGCGGACGCCGACCGGATCGTGGACACCTGGTGGGAGGCGCATCCGCGGGCGCGGGACCAGCGGACCCTCATGGACGAGGCGAGTGCCGGGCAGGTGGACCTGGCCCGTGTGTCGGTGGCGGCGGGCAGCCTGCGCGCACTTCTGGGACGCTGACCGGACGGCGCGTCAGGCGCCGAGTCCCTGTCGCGCCGGGAGCACGTGCGGGAGTATGGAGGCATGCGGATCGACCTGCACACACATTCCTCGGTGTCCGACGGAACCGACACCCCGACGCGGCTCGTCCTGAAGGCCCAGGCGGCCGGACTGGACGTCATCGCGCTCACCGACCACGACACCCTGCTCGGGTTGGACGAGGCGGCCGAGGCGGGCCGGCGCGTGGGTGTCAAGGTTCTGGCCGGGGTGGAGGTGAGCACCCAGCTGCGAGGAGCGGAAGTGCACCTGCTCGGTTACGGCATCGGGCAGCATGACGAGGCGTTCAACGAGGAGCTGGCGAGGGGCAGGGCATCGCGCGAGCAGAGGCTGCCGGCGATGCTGACCAGGCTGGCGGCCCTCGGGCTGCCGTTGGACCTGTCCGAGGTCATGGCGCAGAGGAAATCGGCCAACGTCACCGTCGGCCGCCCCCATGTCGCCGATGCGATGGTCGCTCGTGGCTATGTGGCCAACAGGGACGAGGCGTTCGCGAAGTATCTCGACCGCACCGGCCCGGCCTACGTCCCCCGCTCCATGGTGGATCTCGGCAGGGGCATCGACCTCATTCATGAGGCAGGGGGTGCGGCGGTGCTGGCCCACCCGGGAATCCGGGAGATGGCCGAGGCATTGACGGGCGACGTGATCGCCGGGTTGACGTCCGAGCACGGCCTGGACGGGATCGAGGTGGACTACCCGTTGCACGACGCGTCGACCCGTGACCTCTACCACCGCATCGGAGCTCGCCTGGGACTGGTGCGCACCGGCGGAAGCGACTACCACGGCTCGGGAAAGGTCGACCATCCGCTGGGCGTGGCCACGGCCAGGGAATCGGCCTACCGCGAACTCCTGCGTCGGATCCGCTCACACGGAGGCCTCGCCCCCGTGTGAGCGGGAATCGCTAAGCTGTCAGGGCTGGCCGGCGCAGTCGGCGGGACGACGACCGGTCGGTGTGGCCGACCGAGGACGAGGAGTGCGACGATGACACAGGCCCAGGTGGCCGACGACGACCAGGGCGATGCGCTGAGCGAGTCGACATCGGAGGCGTCGCTGCGTGCGAGCGAGCGGCGCAGCGTGGCGATCGAGGCAGATCTGGCCGTCCATCCCGAGCGCTATCGCATGCTGACGGGCGACCGGCCCACGGGCGAACTGCACATCGGCCACTACTTCGGCTCGCTGGCCAACCGGGTCAAGCTGCAGGATCTCGGAGTCGACTCCTGGGTGCTGATCGCCGACTACCAGGTGATCACCGACCGTGACGGCGTCGGGGCCATCCGCGAGCGTGTGTACTCGGCGGTCGCCAACTATCTGGCCGTCGGCATCGACCCGCAGCGTTCGGTGATCTTCGCGCACAGCGCGGTGCCTGCGCTCAACCAGTTGCTCCTGCCGTTCCTGTCCCTGGTCACCGACGCCGAACTGCGGCGCAACCCGACCGTGAAGAGCGAGCTCGAGGCGACAGGCGATCGTCCGATGTCGGGACTCATGCTCACCTACCCTGTGCACCAGGCCGCCGACATCCTGTTCTGCAAGGCCAACCTCGTGCCCGTCGGCAAGGACCAGCTGCCGCATCTGGAACAGACCCGGGCAGTGGCACGCCGGTTCGACGAGAGGTACGGGCGTGCCGACTCGGACAAGCCCGTCTTCCCGCAGCCCGAGGCCCTGCTGTCGTCCGGCGCGCTCATCCTCGGGCTCGACGGGACGAAGATGAGCAAGTCCCGCGGCAACACGATCGAGATCGGCATGACCGCCGACGAGACGGCCAAGCTGATCAAGAGGGCTGTCACCGACTCGGATCGTCACATCACCTACGATCCGGTGAGCCGGCCCGAGGTGAGCAATCTGGTCAATCTCGCGGCCCTGTGCCTCGATCGCACCCCGGAGTCGATCGCCGAGGAGATCGGCGACGGCGGGGGCGGCGGGCTCAAGAAACTGGTGACCGCCGCTGTCAACGAGAAGTTCGCCCCGATAAGGGAACGAAGGTCGCAGATCGTCGGCGATCAGGGATACCTGCGTGAGGTGTTGATGAGAGGCATCGAACGAGCCAACGAAGTGGCCGACGCCACTCTGACCGAGGTGCGCACCGCCATGCAGATGGTGTATTGAGCACTCATGTGCTGATGGCGGTTCACTGACCTTCGGGCGAGGCATGCCGAGCCCGAGCAGGGACGACCCCCTGGGGCGGGGATGCCCAGGGGGTCGTTGCACGCAGATCGGCTGCGGAGCCGCGATCAGCTGAAGTACTGGCCGCCGTTGATGTCGATCGTCGCGCCGGTCACGAAGCCCCATTCGTCGGAGCAGAGCGACAGCACTGGCCCGGCGACGTCCGCCGGATGACCGGGCTTCTTCAGGGCGATGCCCTCGATCGCCGCGGCGCGCCCCTCGGGGGTGTTGAACAGTTCGTGGAACGGGGTGTCGAGGATCAGGCCGGGCGCCACCGCGTTCACCCGGATCTGCCGGGGAGCAAGATCCTTGGCCAGAGCCTTCGTGAAGCCGATCGACGCGGCCTTCGAGGTCGCGTACGCGACGGACCCGGCCCCACCACCGTTCTCGCCCGCCAGGGACGCCACGTTGACGATGCTGCCGCCGTCGGCGATCACCGGCAGCACCGCCTTGCTGACCAGGAACGTGCTCGTCATGTTGACGTCCTGCACCTTGTGCCACAACTCGGCCGTGAGGTCGGCGAGCGAAGCACGCTGCACCATCCCGCCGGCGTTGTTGACCAGGATGTCGAGCCCGCCGAACTCCTTCGCCACCTGTGCGACGACGGCGTTCACCTGGGCCTCGTCGGTGGCGTCGAGCTGAAGCGCCAGCGGCTCGCTGCCGCTGAGGCTTCGGAGCTCGTCGATGACGGAGGCCTCGGGCTCGTGGGTGAGCCAGGTGAAGGCCACCTTGGCCCCGCGCTCGGCGAACGCACGGACGATCCCGAGACCGATGCCGACGCCGCCGCCGGTCACGAGTACGCGCTTGTTGCTGAAATCAGTCATGGACGCATTCTCGCAGGCGCGTGTGACCGTCGTCCGGGGCCCGTGCGTCAGGCCTCCGGTCCCTGCTGGGCGACGGGGTGCCCGCCGGTCTCGTGGGCCGCGGGCTCGACGACCTCACCGTTGCGGCGGCGGACGCGCTTGCGTCGCGGTCGGTCGGCCGATCCGTCGTCGCGCGGTCCGCGCTCCTTGTCGCCGTGGTGCTTGTCGTCGCCGTGGTGCTTGTCGCCATGCTTGCCCTTGTGGGCATCATGCTTGTGGTCACCGTGGTGCTTGTCGTCATGATGGGGGACGGCCCCGGGCAAGCGTCCGGTCGTCCCTTCGGGAATCTGCAGGTCGGCCAGCAGATGCGGGCTGGTGGAGTAGGTCTCGGCCGGTTCGTTGAACTCGAGGCCGAGCGACTTGTTGATCACCTTCCAGCGGGTGATGTCCTGCCAGTCGACGAGCGTCACCGCGACGCCGAGGTTCCCGGCGCGACCGGTGCGGCCGATGCGATGGACGTACTGCTGCGGGTCGTCGGGAACCTCGTAGTTCACGACGTGGCTGACCCCCGAGACGTCGATGCCACGTGCGGCCACGTCCGTGGCCACCAGCACCTTCGTCTCACCCCGGCGGAATCGCTTCAGCGTCTTCTCGCGCTGGGCCTGGTTGAGGTCCCCGTGGATCGATCCGGCCGCGAAACCCCGGTCGACGAGCTCGTCGGCCAGACGTTGGGCCGAACGCTTCGTCCGGGTGAAGACCATGACCTTCTCGGTGGCCGGCGACTGGAGGAGCTTGCCGATGATCTCGGGCTTGTCCAGCTCGTGAGCCTGGTAGATGTACTGGGTCGTGTCGGGGACCGTGGCCTGGGCGTCCTGGCCCTCGGCGCGCACATGAACCGGCTGGCGCAGGCTGGAGCGGGCCAGGGCCACGATCTGGGCGGGCATCGTGGCGCTGAACATCAGGGTCTGCCGATCGCCGGGCGTCATGCCCGAAAGCCGCTCGACGTCCGGGAGGAAGCCCAGGTCGAGCATCTCGTCGGCCTCGTCCAGCACCATCACCCGCACGGCCGACAGATCGAGCGCATGGCGATGCGCCAGGTC
It includes:
- a CDS encoding PHP domain-containing protein, coding for MRIDLHTHSSVSDGTDTPTRLVLKAQAAGLDVIALTDHDTLLGLDEAAEAGRRVGVKVLAGVEVSTQLRGAEVHLLGYGIGQHDEAFNEELARGRASREQRLPAMLTRLAALGLPLDLSEVMAQRKSANVTVGRPHVADAMVARGYVANRDEAFAKYLDRTGPAYVPRSMVDLGRGIDLIHEAGGAAVLAHPGIREMAEALTGDVIAGLTSEHGLDGIEVDYPLHDASTRDLYHRIGARLGLVRTGGSDYHGSGKVDHPLGVATARESAYRELLRRIRSHGGLAPV
- the trpS gene encoding tryptophan--tRNA ligase; this translates as MTQAQVADDDQGDALSESTSEASLRASERRSVAIEADLAVHPERYRMLTGDRPTGELHIGHYFGSLANRVKLQDLGVDSWVLIADYQVITDRDGVGAIRERVYSAVANYLAVGIDPQRSVIFAHSAVPALNQLLLPFLSLVTDAELRRNPTVKSELEATGDRPMSGLMLTYPVHQAADILFCKANLVPVGKDQLPHLEQTRAVARRFDERYGRADSDKPVFPQPEALLSSGALILGLDGTKMSKSRGNTIEIGMTADETAKLIKRAVTDSDRHITYDPVSRPEVSNLVNLAALCLDRTPESIAEEIGDGGGGGLKKLVTAAVNEKFAPIRERRSQIVGDQGYLREVLMRGIERANEVADATLTEVRTAMQMVY
- a CDS encoding SDR family NAD(P)-dependent oxidoreductase, with product MTDFSNKRVLVTGGGVGIGLGIVRAFAERGAKVAFTWLTHEPEASVIDELRSLSGSEPLALQLDATDEAQVNAVVAQVAKEFGGLDILVNNAGGMVQRASLADLTAELWHKVQDVNMTSTFLVSKAVLPVIADGGSIVNVASLAGENGGGAGSVAYATSKAASIGFTKALAKDLAPRQIRVNAVAPGLILDTPFHELFNTPEGRAAAIEGIALKKPGHPADVAGPVLSLCSDEWGFVTGATIDINGGQYFS
- a CDS encoding DEAD/DEAH box helicase, whose protein sequence is MTQTDFPAGHTQTDATTTFADLGVAEPIIRALADEGITHPFPIQELAIPIALTGADLIGQARTGTGKTLAFGTPLLQRLVLPSSDDFDEFDHYGKPQALVLAPTRELALQVSTDLTVAARHLGARIITIYGGVGYDEQLDALREGVEVVVGTPGRLLDLAHRHALDLSAVRVMVLDEADEMLDLGFLPDVERLSGMTPGDRQTLMFSATMPAQIVALARSSLRQPVHVRAEGQDAQATVPDTTQYIYQAHELDKPEIIGKLLQSPATEKVMVFTRTKRSAQRLADELVDRGFAAGSIHGDLNQAQREKTLKRFRRGETKVLVATDVAARGIDVSGVSHVVNYEVPDDPQQYVHRIGRTGRAGNLGVAVTLVDWQDITRWKVINKSLGLEFNEPAETYSTSPHLLADLQIPEGTTGRLPGAVPHHDDKHHGDHKHDAHKGKHGDKHHGDDKHHGDKERGPRDDGSADRPRRKRVRRRNGEVVEPAAHETGGHPVAQQGPEA